Proteins encoded in a region of the Flavobacteriales bacterium genome:
- a CDS encoding co-chaperone GroES: MAVKIQPIGDRVLVESAPAEEKTSGGIFIPDTAKEKPQKGKVIAVGKGKKDEPMTVKAGNTVLYGKYSGTELSFDGREYLMMREADILAVI, from the coding sequence ATGGCTGTAAAAATTCAACCAATAGGAGATCGCGTTTTAGTAGAATCGGCACCGGCTGAAGAAAAAACTTCAGGAGGAATATTCATCCCCGATACTGCAAAAGAAAAACCTCAAAAAGGAAAAGTAATTGCTGTGGGTAAAGGCAAAAAAGATGAACCAATGACTGTTAAAGCAGGTAACACTGTTTTATATGGTAAGTACTCCGGTACTGAGCTTTCATTTGATGGCAGAGAGTATTTAATGATGAGAGAAGCCGATATTTTGGCCGTCATCTAA
- a CDS encoding GatB/YqeY domain-containing protein: MNLSDQINADIKSAMIAKERGRLDALRAVKAAFLLAGTEKGKSGDLSEEDSVAIIQKLVKQRKESLSIFQEQGREDLAEVEQEQIGVLEIYLPAQMSDDDLKEELSGLLSKIGASSAADMGKAMGAASKAFAGRADNKRISGLVREMLS; this comes from the coding sequence ATGAACTTATCGGATCAAATTAATGCCGATATAAAAAGCGCGATGATAGCTAAAGAGAGGGGCCGGTTGGATGCCCTTCGAGCTGTTAAAGCTGCATTTTTATTGGCAGGTACAGAAAAAGGTAAGTCGGGAGATTTATCGGAAGAAGATTCAGTTGCAATAATTCAAAAATTGGTTAAGCAACGGAAAGAATCTTTGAGCATCTTTCAAGAACAAGGGCGAGAAGATCTGGCTGAAGTTGAGCAAGAACAAATAGGTGTGTTGGAGATCTATTTGCCTGCTCAAATGAGCGATGACGATCTAAAAGAAGAGCTGTCAGGGCTTTTATCTAAAATTGGAGCAAGTTCTGCTGCCGATATGGGTAAGGCAATGGGAGCGGCGTCTAAAGCATTTGCTGGTAGAGCAGATAATAAACGAATCTCTGGTTTAGTTCGAGAAATGCTTTCTTAA
- the ftsZ gene encoding cell division protein FtsZ, which produces MKFDLPKEAASIIKVIGVGGGGSNAVNHMYKQGIKGVDFIVCNTDQQSLDISPVPTKIQLGSSLTEGRGAGSIPDVGKNAAVESINEINDLLGPDTKMLFVTAGMGGGTGTGAAPVIAQTARERGILTVGIVTVPFNFEGKKRRLQAEEGIQKMRDSVDTLLVICNDKLREMYGNLTLVNAFEQADNVLTTAAKGIAEIITVTGSINVDFEDVRTVMTNSGAAIMGSAQASGENRSIKAVEQALSSPLLNDNLIKGAQYVLLNITYGDTEVLMDEITEITDYIQEEAGLTADVIWGHGRDEELGDSLSVTLIATGFTSTVDTGFEEGRKSERKVMNLEDEVSMEVEESQPQMSTKPVKTTPVAPQIIHSLDEDVSTSRMEEPQASFEFDMRRTSQVAEETAPVKKAVEPQATQRAEPTASVSTSPSPVQQQQLANERMDKLRQLSTRLKTPSGLADLENEPAYKRKNVELASVSPSHESDISRYTLSEEKNSDGTPNVELRNNNSFLHDNVD; this is translated from the coding sequence ATGAAATTTGATTTACCCAAAGAAGCGGCTTCGATCATCAAAGTGATCGGAGTTGGAGGCGGCGGCAGTAATGCCGTAAACCACATGTATAAGCAAGGCATAAAAGGCGTTGACTTTATCGTATGTAATACAGACCAACAATCGTTAGATATTAGTCCTGTACCAACAAAAATTCAATTAGGCTCGAGCCTTACAGAAGGAAGAGGAGCAGGTTCTATTCCGGATGTAGGTAAGAACGCAGCTGTTGAGAGTATCAATGAGATTAATGATCTTTTAGGACCTGATACCAAAATGTTGTTTGTTACTGCCGGAATGGGTGGTGGTACTGGTACTGGTGCAGCTCCAGTAATTGCACAGACTGCAAGGGAAAGAGGAATTCTTACAGTAGGAATCGTTACAGTGCCTTTCAATTTTGAAGGTAAGAAACGTAGACTGCAAGCTGAAGAAGGTATTCAGAAAATGCGTGATAGTGTAGATACACTACTTGTAATTTGTAACGACAAATTAAGAGAGATGTATGGTAACTTAACTCTTGTAAATGCATTCGAACAAGCTGACAATGTATTAACAACTGCTGCAAAAGGCATTGCGGAAATTATTACTGTAACAGGATCTATTAACGTGGATTTTGAAGATGTAAGAACTGTAATGACAAACAGTGGAGCTGCAATTATGGGTTCTGCTCAAGCATCAGGCGAGAACAGATCAATAAAAGCTGTTGAACAAGCATTATCTTCTCCTTTATTGAATGATAACTTGATTAAAGGTGCTCAGTATGTGCTCCTAAACATTACTTATGGTGATACTGAAGTATTGATGGATGAGATTACTGAAATCACAGATTACATTCAAGAAGAAGCAGGATTAACTGCAGATGTTATCTGGGGGCATGGTAGAGATGAAGAGTTAGGAGATAGTCTTTCTGTAACTTTAATTGCTACTGGTTTTACTTCAACTGTTGATACAGGATTTGAAGAAGGAAGAAAGTCTGAACGAAAAGTGATGAATTTGGAGGATGAAGTTTCAATGGAAGTAGAAGAGAGTCAGCCTCAAATGTCTACTAAGCCAGTTAAAACAACTCCTGTAGCTCCTCAAATTATTCATTCTCTAGATGAAGATGTTAGCACATCTAGAATGGAAGAGCCTCAAGCTTCTTTTGAATTTGATATGCGTAGAACTTCTCAGGTAGCAGAAGAAACTGCTCCAGTAAAAAAGGCTGTAGAGCCGCAAGCGACTCAAAGAGCTGAGCCTACTGCATCTGTTAGTACATCTCCATCTCCTGTTCAACAACAACAATTGGCAAACGAGAGAATGGATAAATTACGTCAACTTAGTACTCGCTTAAAGACTCCATCTGGATTGGCAGATTTAGAGAATGAGCCAGCTTACAAACGTAAGAATGTTGAGCTAGCAAGTGTAAGTCCTTCGCATGAATCGGATATCTCTAGATATACTTTATCTGAAGAGAAAAATTCGGACGGTACGCCAAATGTTGAGTTGAGAAATAATAATTCGTTCTTACACGATAACGTTGATTAA
- a CDS encoding sigma-54-dependent Fis family transcriptional regulator: MDIQQIKQRFGIIGNSPKLGHAINIAAQVAPTDISVLINGESGTGKEVFPQIIHHLSARKHGTYIAVNCGAIPEGTIDSELFGHEKGAFTGAHETRKGYFEVADGGTLFLDEVAELPMQTQVRLLRVLETGEFIKVGSSKVLKTDIRVIAATNVNIAEAISKGKFREDLYYRLSTVPIQIPPLRNRKEDINLLFRKFSADYADKYRMPSVRLNDEAQRHLANFQWPGNVRQLKNVAEQISVIEESRDISLQILTKYLDTNQGSKLPMVVDDGKGGTDFSEREILYKVLFDMKKDMTELKKIVLDLVEKGEESLVHEDRATIIKKLYQQVDSTQEAIEPVVIHTNTEVETSREEVYHEPEEITEESLSLEQREKELIIKALDKHKGKRKYAAQELGISERTLYRKIKEYDLT, from the coding sequence ATGGATATTCAACAAATAAAACAGCGTTTCGGAATAATTGGGAATTCCCCCAAGCTTGGTCATGCCATAAATATTGCTGCCCAAGTTGCTCCAACTGACATCTCTGTTCTTATAAATGGCGAAAGTGGTACAGGAAAAGAAGTATTCCCTCAAATCATCCATCACCTCAGCGCTAGAAAGCATGGAACTTATATAGCCGTTAATTGTGGTGCTATTCCAGAAGGCACAATAGATTCTGAACTTTTCGGACATGAAAAAGGAGCCTTTACTGGTGCGCATGAAACTCGAAAAGGATATTTTGAAGTAGCAGATGGTGGGACGCTATTTTTAGATGAAGTTGCCGAACTACCAATGCAAACCCAAGTTAGACTTCTTCGAGTTCTTGAAACAGGTGAATTTATTAAAGTAGGTTCCTCGAAGGTTCTCAAAACCGATATTCGAGTGATAGCAGCAACAAACGTTAATATCGCAGAAGCCATCAGTAAAGGCAAATTCAGAGAAGATTTATATTACAGATTAAGCACTGTTCCAATTCAAATTCCTCCGCTAAGAAATAGGAAAGAAGATATAAATCTATTGTTTAGAAAATTTTCTGCCGACTACGCCGATAAATACAGAATGCCCTCTGTTAGATTAAATGATGAAGCACAACGGCATTTAGCTAACTTTCAATGGCCAGGAAATGTAAGGCAATTGAAAAATGTGGCAGAACAAATTTCAGTGATAGAAGAAAGCAGAGATATTTCGCTTCAAATCTTAACCAAATATCTCGATACAAATCAAGGTTCAAAACTTCCAATGGTGGTTGATGATGGTAAAGGTGGAACTGATTTTTCTGAAAGAGAGATTCTTTACAAGGTGCTTTTCGACATGAAAAAAGACATGACCGAACTAAAGAAAATAGTTCTCGATCTTGTTGAAAAAGGCGAAGAGTCTCTAGTTCATGAAGACAGAGCAACCATTATCAAAAAACTTTACCAACAAGTTGATTCAACACAAGAAGCAATTGAGCCTGTCGTAATTCATACTAACACTGAAGTTGAAACATCAAGAGAAGAAGTATATCACGAGCCAGAAGAAATAACTGAAGAGTCTTTATCGCTTGAACAAAGGGAAAAAGAATTGATAATAAAAGCTCTTGATAAACATAAAGGCAAAAGGAAATACGCAGCACAAGAGCTAGGCATTTCTGAGAGAACTCTCTACCGAAAGATTAAAGAATATGATCTAACCTAA
- a CDS encoding cell division protein FtsQ, with protein sequence MNKVLNILLWAVGAAAIFILMGFVEVENHNRKFNELSIKIDYKDHNFFVEDGDIRNIINNLGYGSNENLNEVDLVKIEEILKNNSSISGAEVYSTIDGNIMVEVSQRRPIIRIFSEAGNSYYIDDQGELMPTSNKYTSRIIVASGKIENDITSYGIELAEGKEDALTSADVNMLDQLFQLARKIDGDPFWKAQFVQVYVNEDQEIELIPSVGNHKIILGDVTDMEEKLKKLRVFYKKGLSKTGWNEYSVINLKFKDQIVCTKRYI encoded by the coding sequence GTGAATAAGGTATTGAACATATTACTTTGGGCTGTTGGAGCGGCAGCAATATTCATATTAATGGGTTTTGTTGAGGTAGAGAATCATAACAGAAAGTTTAATGAGTTGTCTATCAAAATTGATTATAAGGATCACAACTTCTTTGTTGAAGATGGCGATATAAGAAACATAATCAACAACCTCGGTTATGGTTCTAATGAGAATTTAAATGAAGTAGATCTTGTTAAAATTGAGGAGATACTGAAGAATAATTCATCCATATCTGGTGCTGAAGTTTATTCTACAATTGATGGAAACATTATGGTAGAGGTATCTCAAAGGAGACCTATTATTAGAATTTTTAGTGAAGCAGGTAATAGTTATTACATCGATGATCAGGGTGAGTTGATGCCGACATCAAACAAGTATACTTCTAGAATCATCGTAGCAAGCGGTAAAATAGAGAATGATATTACCAGTTATGGAATTGAATTAGCTGAAGGCAAAGAGGATGCACTAACCTCTGCAGATGTAAATATGCTAGACCAACTCTTTCAACTTGCAAGAAAAATAGATGGAGATCCATTTTGGAAGGCACAATTCGTTCAAGTATATGTGAATGAAGACCAAGAAATAGAACTGATACCTAGTGTAGGGAATCACAAAATAATATTAGGAGATGTTACTGATATGGAAGAGAAGCTTAAAAAGCTCAGAGTCTTCTATAAAAAAGGATTGAGTAAAACCGGCTGGAACGAATACTCAGTGATTAATTTAAAATTCAAGGATCAAATAGTCTGCACTAAAAGGTACATATAA
- the miaB gene encoding tRNA (N6-isopentenyl adenosine(37)-C2)-methylthiotransferase MiaB has protein sequence MEREEVSQEIDESKQGEVLELPTLQDKPTATKKLYLESYGCQMNFADSEIVASILADSGYETTKNIDDSDVVLLNTCAIRDNAEQKIRNRLKDFQKIKKRNPGMIVGMLGCMAERLKHKVLEEEKSVDLVVGPDAYRDLPNLIQEVEGGQKSVNVLLSREETYADVSPVRLNSNGVSAFVSIMRGCDNMCSFCVVPFTRGRERSRDPHSIVRECEELHDKGYKEVTLLGQNVDSYKWSEKDSEEKVNFAELLKRVAAVDTSLRVRFSTSHPKDMTDDVLIAMAETYNICNYIHLPVQSGNSRVLDLMNRGYTREWYEERINSIREIIPGCGISTDIITGFCTETDEDHKETLEVMKFSKYDFAYMFKYSERPNTFAAKKLTDDVPEDIKQKRLEEIIQMQHDLSHESNLKDIGKTFEVLIEGVSKRSKEQLYGRSSESKVIVFPKENFKKGDYVNVIVTSCTSGTLIGEVTN, from the coding sequence ATGGAAAGAGAAGAAGTATCACAAGAAATAGACGAATCTAAACAAGGAGAGGTTCTAGAGTTACCAACTCTGCAGGACAAACCTACTGCCACAAAAAAACTTTATTTAGAAAGTTATGGTTGTCAAATGAATTTTGCTGATAGTGAAATCGTGGCTTCTATCTTGGCAGATTCCGGTTATGAGACTACCAAAAATATAGATGATTCAGACGTAGTTCTTCTTAATACATGTGCTATTAGGGATAACGCCGAACAAAAGATTCGTAATCGCTTAAAAGATTTTCAAAAAATAAAAAAAAGAAACCCTGGAATGATCGTTGGGATGCTTGGTTGCATGGCTGAACGGCTAAAACACAAAGTTCTTGAGGAAGAAAAATCTGTAGATCTGGTTGTAGGCCCAGATGCATATAGAGATCTCCCTAACCTTATCCAAGAGGTTGAAGGAGGACAAAAATCGGTTAATGTACTTCTATCACGTGAAGAAACATATGCAGATGTTAGTCCTGTAAGACTTAACTCCAACGGTGTTTCAGCATTTGTCTCTATAATGAGAGGTTGCGACAACATGTGTTCATTTTGTGTAGTCCCTTTTACAAGAGGAAGAGAAAGAAGTCGTGATCCGCACTCTATTGTTAGAGAATGTGAAGAGCTACATGACAAAGGATACAAAGAAGTTACTCTTCTTGGCCAAAATGTTGATTCTTATAAATGGTCTGAAAAAGATTCTGAAGAAAAAGTAAATTTTGCAGAATTACTTAAAAGAGTAGCAGCTGTTGATACGTCACTCAGGGTAAGATTTTCTACATCTCATCCAAAAGACATGACTGATGACGTACTTATTGCAATGGCCGAGACTTACAATATATGTAATTATATTCACTTACCTGTTCAATCTGGAAACTCAAGAGTATTAGACTTGATGAACAGAGGTTATACGCGTGAGTGGTATGAAGAAAGAATTAATTCGATAAGAGAAATTATTCCTGGTTGTGGAATCTCTACAGATATTATTACCGGATTCTGTACGGAAACAGACGAGGATCACAAAGAGACATTGGAAGTAATGAAGTTTTCAAAATACGACTTTGCGTATATGTTTAAGTATTCCGAACGGCCTAACACCTTTGCAGCAAAAAAGCTTACTGACGATGTCCCTGAAGATATTAAACAAAAAAGGTTGGAGGAAATAATCCAGATGCAACACGATCTATCGCACGAAAGCAATTTGAAAGATATCGGCAAAACCTTTGAGGTACTTATTGAAGGTGTATCTAAAAGATCAAAAGAGCAACTTTATGGAAGAAGTTCTGAAAGTAAAGTAATCGTGTTTCCGAAAGAAAATTTCAAAAAAGGAGACTATGTAAACGTAATCGTTACGTCTTGCACCTCTGGAACATTAATTGGTGAAGTGACTAACTAA
- the ftsA gene encoding cell division protein FtsA, whose product MESTEIVASLDIGTTKIAVIIGRKNEHGKIEILGIGKSESIGVTRGVVSNIEKTVNSIRIAVEEAEAMAGESVEVVNVGIAGQHIKSLQHRGLKVRDSLDTEIGQVDIDALIDDMYKLVMLPGEEIIDVIPQDYIVDNEQGIIDPIGMSGIRLEANFHIITGQTTAAKNIIKCVHKAGLEVAELILEPLASSESVLSEEEKEAGVVLVDIGGGTTDVAIFQEAIIRHTAVIPFGGNVISEDIKEGCSIIKNQAELMKVKFGSALASENQENEIVSIPGLRGREPKEISLKNLAHIIQARMEEIIEHIHYEIRNSGFEKKLIAGIVITGGGSQLKHIPQLVEFITGMDARIGYPTEHLAKGNVEVTSPLFATGVGLVIKGFKFYEKQAAREGRVTTHSSRVKGGFFDTIFARGKEWFENDTES is encoded by the coding sequence ATGGAATCAACAGAAATAGTAGCGAGTCTCGATATAGGGACTACAAAAATCGCCGTAATAATTGGACGAAAGAATGAGCATGGCAAAATAGAAATATTAGGCATCGGTAAATCAGAATCGATTGGTGTAACAAGGGGTGTTGTCTCTAATATAGAGAAGACTGTTAACTCTATTCGAATTGCCGTTGAGGAAGCTGAGGCAATGGCGGGAGAGAGTGTTGAAGTAGTGAACGTTGGTATTGCTGGTCAGCATATTAAAAGTTTACAGCACAGAGGTCTTAAGGTAAGAGATAGCTTGGATACGGAGATTGGTCAAGTAGATATTGACGCTCTTATCGACGACATGTACAAATTAGTTATGCTTCCAGGTGAAGAGATAATTGATGTAATACCACAAGATTATATAGTGGATAATGAACAAGGGATTATTGATCCTATTGGAATGTCTGGAATCCGTTTAGAAGCTAATTTCCATATTATTACAGGTCAAACAACTGCTGCAAAAAACATTATTAAATGTGTGCATAAAGCAGGACTAGAAGTGGCTGAATTGATCCTTGAGCCCTTAGCATCTAGTGAATCCGTACTTAGTGAGGAAGAAAAAGAAGCTGGAGTTGTATTGGTAGATATAGGTGGAGGTACTACCGACGTTGCAATCTTCCAAGAAGCAATCATCAGACATACTGCTGTAATTCCATTCGGTGGTAATGTTATATCTGAGGATATAAAAGAAGGTTGTTCAATAATAAAGAATCAAGCAGAGCTTATGAAAGTGAAGTTTGGATCTGCATTGGCCAGTGAAAATCAAGAGAACGAAATTGTTTCTATACCAGGGTTAAGAGGAAGAGAACCCAAAGAGATCTCTCTTAAAAATTTAGCTCATATCATCCAAGCAAGAATGGAGGAGATTATTGAGCACATTCATTATGAGATTAGAAACTCCGGTTTCGAGAAAAAATTGATTGCAGGAATAGTTATAACTGGGGGAGGTTCTCAGTTGAAACATATTCCACAATTGGTAGAATTTATAACAGGCATGGATGCGAGAATAGGCTACCCTACAGAACACCTTGCGAAAGGAAATGTAGAAGTTACGAGCCCATTATTTGCAACGGGTGTGGGCTTGGTTATAAAGGGCTTCAAGTTTTATGAAAAACAAGCAGCCAGAGAAGGTAGAGTAACAACACATTCATCAAGAGTAAAAGGAGGATTTTTTGATACCATTTTTGCACGTGGCAAAGAGTGGTTTGAGAATGATACTGAGAGTTAA
- the groL gene encoding chaperonin GroEL (60 kDa chaperone family; promotes refolding of misfolded polypeptides especially under stressful conditions; forms two stacked rings of heptamers to form a barrel-shaped 14mer; ends can be capped by GroES; misfolded proteins enter the barrel where they are refolded when GroES binds), which produces MAKSITFNTEARDQLKKGVDALADAVKVTLGPKGRNVVIDRKFGAPQITKDGVSVAKEIELKNPIENMGAQMVKEVASKTNDIAGDGTTTATVIAQAIVATGIKNVASGANPMDIKRGIDKAIVAAVASLKKQSTSVKEDSDKIRQVATISANNDDAIGSLIAEAMSKVKREGVVTVEEAKGTETKVDVVEGMQFDRGYLSPYFVTNTEKMLVELESPYILIYDKKVSTMKDLLPLLEKTSQTGKSLLIIAEDVDGEALATLVVNKIRGSLKVAAVKAPGFGDRRKEMLEDIAILTGGTVISEERGFKLEAADLSMLGTAEKITIDKDNTIVVNGSGKSASIKARIGQIKAQIDSSTSDYDKEKLQERLAKIAGGVAVLYVGATTEVEMKEKKDRVDDALSATKAAVEEGIIPGGGVAYIRAIKDVLKVEGENADQNTGIAIIAKALEAPLKQIVQNAGEEGSVVVQKVMEGKKDFGYNARTGVYENLLSTGVIDPAKVARVALENAGSISGMLLTTECVLADEPEEAGAPAMPPMGGGMGGMM; this is translated from the coding sequence ATGGCAAAAAGCATAACGTTTAATACTGAAGCCAGAGATCAACTGAAAAAAGGAGTTGATGCTTTAGCAGATGCAGTGAAAGTAACATTAGGACCAAAAGGAAGAAATGTTGTTATCGATAGAAAATTCGGTGCACCACAAATCACTAAAGATGGTGTATCAGTTGCAAAAGAAATTGAATTAAAAAATCCTATTGAAAACATGGGAGCACAAATGGTAAAAGAAGTTGCTTCAAAAACCAACGATATCGCTGGTGATGGAACAACAACTGCTACTGTAATTGCGCAAGCAATTGTTGCTACAGGAATTAAGAATGTAGCATCGGGTGCAAATCCAATGGACATTAAAAGAGGAATCGATAAAGCTATTGTAGCCGCAGTTGCAAGTTTGAAAAAACAATCGACTAGTGTAAAAGAAGATTCTGATAAAATTCGTCAGGTTGCAACTATTTCTGCTAACAACGATGATGCAATTGGTAGTCTTATTGCAGAAGCCATGAGTAAAGTAAAAAGAGAAGGTGTTGTAACTGTTGAAGAAGCAAAAGGAACTGAAACAAAGGTTGATGTTGTTGAAGGAATGCAGTTCGATAGAGGATACCTTTCGCCTTACTTTGTTACTAATACAGAGAAAATGCTTGTTGAATTAGAGAGCCCTTATATCTTAATATATGACAAGAAGGTTTCTACTATGAAAGATTTACTTCCTCTTTTAGAGAAAACTTCTCAAACTGGAAAATCTCTTTTAATTATTGCTGAAGATGTAGATGGTGAAGCTCTTGCTACTTTAGTAGTAAATAAAATCAGAGGCTCTTTAAAAGTTGCTGCTGTTAAAGCTCCAGGATTTGGAGACAGAAGAAAAGAAATGTTGGAAGACATCGCTATTCTTACTGGCGGTACAGTGATTTCTGAAGAAAGAGGTTTCAAATTAGAAGCTGCTGATTTATCAATGTTAGGGACTGCTGAAAAAATCACAATTGATAAAGACAACACAATTGTTGTTAATGGAAGTGGTAAAAGTGCTTCTATCAAAGCTAGAATCGGCCAGATTAAAGCTCAAATAGATTCTTCTACTTCAGATTACGACAAGGAGAAATTGCAAGAAAGATTAGCTAAGATAGCTGGTGGTGTTGCTGTTCTTTATGTTGGCGCAACTACTGAAGTTGAGATGAAAGAAAAGAAAGATAGAGTGGATGATGCATTAAGTGCAACTAAAGCTGCTGTTGAAGAAGGAATCATCCCTGGAGGTGGTGTAGCTTATATTAGAGCTATTAAAGACGTTCTTAAAGTTGAAGGTGAAAATGCTGACCAAAATACTGGTATTGCAATTATCGCTAAAGCTTTAGAGGCTCCTTTAAAACAAATCGTTCAGAATGCCGGCGAAGAAGGTTCTGTAGTAGTACAGAAAGTGATGGAAGGCAAGAAAGATTTTGGATATAACGCTAGAACTGGAGTTTATGAAAATTTACTTTCTACTGGTGTAATCGACCCTGCTAAAGTTGCAAGAGTTGCCTTAGAAAATGCTGGATCTATTTCTGGTATGCTTCTAACAACAGAATGTGTTTTAGCTGACGAACCAGAAGAAGCTGGTGCTCCTGCAATGCCACCTATGGGCGGCGGAATGGGAGGCATGATGTAA
- the secG gene encoding preprotein translocase subunit SecG produces MASTLITVLIMIVCVLLALVILIQNSKGGGLASNFSAGNQIMSVKKTADTLENATWGLAIGLLIFSLVSAMTIDREGGSVQDTRMRDKIENSTPVQTQPVQQAPQAPAAQ; encoded by the coding sequence ATGGCATCTACACTTATAACAGTATTAATCATGATCGTTTGTGTGCTACTAGCACTTGTTATCTTAATACAAAACTCTAAAGGAGGTGGATTAGCATCTAATTTCTCTGCAGGAAATCAAATTATGAGCGTTAAGAAAACAGCGGATACTCTTGAAAACGCAACTTGGGGATTAGCTATTGGACTTTTAATCTTCAGTCTTGTATCTGCAATGACTATCGATCGAGAGGGTGGATCTGTTCAGGATACTAGGATGAGAGACAAGATAGAGAACTCTACACCGGTCCAAACACAACCAGTACAACAAGCACCTCAGGCTCCAGCTGCTCAATAG
- a CDS encoding LptE family protein codes for MKQLSGILILSILITGCGIYSFTGASISADTKTVSIQYFENFSAIAPPTLSQTFTEALKDRFMNQTNLSLVKSDGDLSYEGSIVKNGYLIKPVAIQGNNSSAQTRLSITVNVKFVNNNDEKQNFEKQFTKYEDYSNNYDISEVEDDLIEKINEQLLQVIFDSSVNNW; via the coding sequence ATAAAACAACTATCCGGTATATTAATATTGTCCATTCTCATAACTGGATGCGGCATATACTCGTTTACAGGAGCCTCCATATCTGCTGATACCAAAACTGTTTCAATTCAGTATTTCGAGAATTTTTCGGCGATAGCACCTCCTACTCTTAGTCAAACTTTTACGGAAGCATTGAAAGATCGATTTATGAACCAAACAAATTTGAGCCTTGTAAAATCTGATGGAGATTTGTCCTATGAAGGCTCGATTGTAAAGAATGGTTATTTAATTAAACCAGTTGCAATACAAGGAAACAATAGTTCTGCCCAAACTCGACTTTCAATTACGGTTAATGTAAAATTCGTTAACAACAACGATGAGAAACAAAACTTTGAAAAACAATTTACTAAATATGAAGATTACAGTAATAATTATGACATTAGTGAAGTTGAAGATGATTTAATCGAAAAGATTAATGAGCAACTCTTACAAGTAATATTTGACTCTTCGGTAAACAACTGGTAA